The Saccharopolyspora gloriosae genome window below encodes:
- the paaK gene encoding phenylacetate--CoA ligase PaaK — MTGTTTAPGTTAPGESGRLGEDELRALQLERLQWTLDHAYRNVAFYRAKFDAAGVHPSDCRSLADLAKFPATTKDDLRANYPFGAFAVPREQVSRIHASSGTTGQPTVVGYTRNDLQVWAEVVARSIRAAGGGPGDLVHISYGYGLFTGGLGAHYGAEHLGCTVVPASGGMTARQAQLIRDFRPDLIMVTPSYMLTLVDELRRQGIDPRDTGLRAGIFGAEPWTEDMRREIEQALGIDAVDIYGLSEVMGPGVAAEFAETKDGLHIWEDHFYPEVIDPVLGDPLPDGESGELLFTSLTKDALPIIRYRTRDLTRLLPGTARPAMRRMERITGRSDDLIILRGVNVFPTQIEELVLRADGLSPHFQITLSRRERMDHMTIRVEALDDTTADQRRAAPASLTRAVKDAVGITAEIAVVDPGTLERSVGKLRRVRDERGA, encoded by the coding sequence ATGACGGGAACGACGACGGCGCCGGGCACCACCGCTCCCGGCGAGTCCGGGCGGCTCGGCGAGGACGAACTCCGCGCCCTGCAACTGGAACGCCTCCAGTGGACGCTGGACCACGCGTACCGCAACGTCGCCTTCTACCGCGCCAAGTTCGACGCCGCCGGGGTGCATCCGAGCGACTGCCGGAGCCTGGCGGACCTCGCGAAGTTCCCCGCCACCACCAAGGACGACCTGCGGGCCAACTACCCCTTCGGCGCGTTCGCCGTCCCCCGCGAGCAGGTCAGCCGCATCCACGCCTCCAGCGGCACCACCGGGCAGCCCACCGTCGTCGGCTACACCCGCAACGACCTGCAGGTGTGGGCGGAGGTGGTGGCCCGCTCCATCCGGGCCGCGGGCGGCGGCCCCGGCGACCTGGTGCACATCTCCTACGGGTACGGCCTGTTCACCGGCGGGCTCGGCGCGCACTACGGCGCGGAGCACCTCGGCTGCACCGTGGTCCCCGCCTCCGGCGGGATGACGGCGCGCCAAGCGCAACTGATCCGCGACTTCCGGCCGGACCTGATCATGGTGACGCCGAGCTACATGCTCACCCTCGTCGACGAACTGCGGCGCCAGGGCATCGATCCGCGCGACACCGGGCTGCGCGCGGGGATCTTCGGCGCCGAGCCGTGGACCGAGGACATGCGCCGCGAGATCGAGCAGGCGCTCGGCATCGACGCGGTCGACATCTACGGGCTGTCCGAGGTGATGGGACCCGGCGTCGCGGCCGAGTTCGCCGAGACCAAGGACGGGCTGCACATCTGGGAGGACCACTTCTACCCCGAGGTGATCGACCCCGTCCTCGGCGATCCGCTTCCCGACGGCGAATCCGGGGAGCTGCTGTTCACCTCGTTGACGAAGGACGCCCTGCCGATCATCCGCTACCGCACCCGCGACCTGACCCGGCTGCTGCCGGGGACCGCGCGCCCGGCGATGCGGCGGATGGAGCGGATCACGGGGCGCAGCGACGACCTGATCATCCTGCGCGGCGTCAACGTCTTCCCCACTCAGATCGAGGAACTCGTGCTGCGCGCCGACGGGCTGTCGCCGCACTTCCAGATCACGTTGTCCCGCCGCGAGCGGATGGACCACATGACGATCCGCGTCGAAGCGCTCGACGACACGACCGCCGACCAGCGACGAGCCGCACCCGCCTCGCTGACCAGGGCGGTCAAGGACGCGGTGGGCATCACCGCGGAGATCGCCGTCGTCGACCCCGGCACGCTCGAACGCTCGGTGGGCAAGCTGCGCCGGGTGCGCGACGAGCGCGGCGCATGA
- a CDS encoding LuxR C-terminal-related transcriptional regulator, producing MIEVAVIAPNRFYREGLALILRNIGGFHVIAAVSRPEEIAPLSAVRGVILFDVVDSGDGLGAVGSLAARNPGLPIVVLGVSEDEVDIIAYAEMGAAGYLTREQPIAELGRTIESAATGELRCSPRVAAALSHRVAELTAELRPGGPLEPLSRREAEITELLEQGLSNQEISRRLCIALPTVKNHVHHILDKLGLRARAEAASRARRQRLNHSALIRSNNGVRANRAETALHRADARGGPVSAPS from the coding sequence ATGATCGAGGTCGCTGTCATCGCCCCGAACCGGTTCTACCGGGAGGGCTTGGCGCTCATCCTGCGGAACATCGGCGGATTCCACGTGATCGCCGCCGTATCTCGGCCCGAGGAGATCGCACCGCTGTCGGCGGTGCGCGGGGTGATCCTGTTCGATGTGGTGGACTCCGGCGACGGGCTCGGCGCGGTGGGCTCGCTGGCGGCCCGCAACCCCGGGCTGCCGATCGTCGTGCTGGGCGTGTCCGAGGACGAAGTCGACATCATCGCGTATGCCGAGATGGGCGCCGCCGGTTACCTGACGCGGGAGCAGCCGATCGCCGAACTGGGGCGCACCATCGAAAGCGCCGCGACCGGCGAGCTGCGCTGTTCGCCGCGGGTCGCGGCGGCCCTGAGCCACCGGGTGGCCGAGCTGACCGCCGAACTGCGGCCCGGCGGCCCGCTGGAGCCGTTGAGCAGGCGGGAAGCCGAGATCACCGAACTGCTGGAGCAGGGGTTGTCGAACCAGGAGATCTCCCGACGGCTGTGCATCGCGTTGCCGACGGTGAAGAACCACGTGCACCACATCCTGGACAAGCTGGGGCTGCGGGCGCGCGCCGAGGCCGCCAGCCGGGCCCGCCGCCAGCGCCTCAACCACTCCGCGCTGATCCGGTCGAACAACGGGGTTCGAGCGAACCGCGCGGAGACCGCCCTGCACCGGGCCGACGCGCGAGGTGGTCCGGTCTCGGCCCCGAGCTGA
- the paaI gene encoding hydroxyphenylacetyl-CoA thioesterase PaaI, which translates to MFDEDDASRALGIELRTAADGRATARMTVTPAMVNGHGIAHGGYVFLLADTAFACACNSHGPVTVAASAEITFVAPAHAGDDLHAEAAERTRFGRSGIYDITVRRGAAPDAPVIAEFRGHSRTLNGGKDPRP; encoded by the coding sequence ATGTTCGACGAGGACGACGCGTCCCGCGCTCTCGGCATCGAACTGCGCACGGCGGCCGACGGGCGGGCCACCGCCCGCATGACCGTCACCCCGGCGATGGTCAACGGCCACGGCATCGCGCACGGCGGCTACGTGTTCCTGCTCGCCGACACCGCGTTCGCCTGCGCCTGCAACAGCCACGGCCCGGTGACCGTCGCGGCGAGCGCCGAGATCACCTTCGTCGCGCCCGCCCACGCCGGCGACGACCTGCACGCCGAGGCCGCCGAGCGCACCCGCTTCGGGCGCAGCGGCATCTACGACATCACCGTGCGCCGCGGCGCGGCGCCGGACGCCCCGGTGATCGCCGAATTCCGCGGCCACAGCAGAACCCTCAACGGTGGGAAGGACCCGAGGCCATGA
- a CDS encoding LysM peptidoglycan-binding domain-containing protein, with amino-acid sequence MTNCNTYRVQTHDTLSEIGVWFHVPWQELARINKIEDPDHIEVGELLFLTEDENVCNAYQIKPGDTLSELAERFHVGMRQLAHYNHILNPDQIQAGATLCVPLPAHVGAGQPQA; translated from the coding sequence ATGACGAACTGCAACACCTACCGGGTCCAGACCCATGACACGCTCAGCGAGATCGGCGTCTGGTTCCACGTTCCGTGGCAGGAACTCGCGCGGATCAACAAGATCGAGGACCCGGACCACATCGAGGTCGGCGAGTTGTTGTTCCTGACCGAGGACGAGAACGTGTGCAACGCCTACCAGATCAAGCCCGGCGACACGCTCTCCGAGCTCGCCGAGCGGTTCCACGTCGGGATGCGGCAGCTCGCGCACTACAACCACATCCTGAACCCGGACCAGATCCAGGCCGGAGCCACCCTCTGCGTTCCGCTGCCCGCCCACGTGGGCGCGGGACAACCGCAGGCATAG
- the paaZ gene encoding phenylacetic acid degradation bifunctional protein PaaZ produces MSSAPVQVLPSFVQGRWQSPADEGVVLPDAVTGEPVARISSAGIDMGAALDHGRRVGGAALRALTFHQRAALLKSLASYLREHREELYALSARTGATRGDSKFDVDGGIGVLFTYSSKGRRELPDGTAYLDGAVEPLGKGGTFVAQHLCTPLQGVAVQINAFNFPVWGPLEKFAPAFLAGVPSLIKPGSRTAYLTHRLVELIVESGLLPDGSVQLVCGGAGDLLDHVTDQDLVSFTGSAATAQRLRAHPAVVANSVRFNAEADSLNCSILGPDARPGTPEFDLFVDQLVTEMTVKAGQKCTAIRRALVPASRIDEVAAAVSAKLAEITVGAPGAEGVRMGALAGLDQREEVRRSLKSLLEVARVVHGDPDSVEPVGADAERGAFLAPILLRCDDPEQPQPHEVEAFGPVSTLLPYDDTEHAVHLARLGKGSLVGSVVTADAEFARDVVLGAASRHGRLLVLNRHDAAESTGHGSPLPQLVHGGPGRAGGGEELGGIRSVLHHMQRTAVQGDPQTLTAITGQWVPGSERTRTDEHPFRKHLEQLRPGDAVVAGPRTVTEQDVAHFAEFTGDTFYAHTDEEAARANPFFGGKVAHGYLVVSLAAGLFVSPEPGPVLANYGLENLRFLTPTYPGDEITVTLTAKQITPRQNADYGEVRWDADVTNQDGASVAKYDVLTLVAKQTR; encoded by the coding sequence ATGAGCAGCGCGCCAGTGCAGGTTCTGCCCAGTTTCGTGCAAGGACGATGGCAGTCCCCGGCCGACGAGGGAGTGGTGCTGCCGGACGCGGTCACGGGGGAACCGGTCGCGCGGATCTCCTCGGCGGGCATCGACATGGGCGCCGCGCTCGACCACGGCCGCCGCGTCGGCGGAGCCGCGCTGCGGGCGCTGACCTTCCACCAGCGGGCGGCGCTGCTCAAATCGCTCGCGTCGTACCTGCGGGAGCACCGCGAGGAGCTCTACGCGCTGTCCGCGCGCACCGGTGCGACGCGCGGCGACTCGAAGTTCGACGTCGACGGCGGCATCGGGGTGCTGTTCACCTACTCCAGCAAGGGCCGCCGCGAACTGCCCGACGGCACCGCCTACCTCGACGGCGCCGTGGAGCCGCTGGGCAAGGGCGGGACGTTCGTCGCCCAGCACCTGTGCACCCCGCTGCAGGGCGTCGCGGTGCAGATCAACGCGTTCAACTTCCCCGTGTGGGGTCCGCTGGAGAAGTTCGCGCCCGCCTTCCTCGCCGGGGTGCCGAGCCTGATCAAACCGGGCAGCCGCACCGCGTACCTGACCCACCGGCTGGTCGAGCTCATCGTCGAATCCGGGCTGCTGCCGGACGGGTCCGTGCAACTGGTCTGCGGCGGCGCTGGCGACCTGCTCGACCACGTCACCGACCAGGACCTGGTGTCGTTCACCGGCTCGGCCGCCACCGCGCAGCGGCTGCGCGCGCACCCGGCGGTGGTGGCGAACTCGGTGCGGTTCAACGCCGAAGCGGACTCGCTGAACTGCTCGATCCTCGGCCCCGACGCGCGGCCGGGCACTCCCGAGTTCGACCTGTTCGTCGACCAGCTCGTCACCGAGATGACCGTGAAGGCGGGCCAGAAGTGCACCGCCATCCGCCGGGCGCTGGTGCCCGCCTCGCGCATCGACGAGGTGGCCGCGGCGGTCTCGGCGAAGCTGGCGGAGATCACCGTGGGGGCGCCTGGCGCCGAAGGCGTGCGGATGGGCGCGCTGGCGGGCCTGGACCAGCGGGAAGAAGTGCGGCGGTCGCTGAAATCGCTGCTGGAGGTCGCGCGCGTCGTGCACGGCGACCCGGACTCGGTGGAACCGGTCGGCGCCGACGCCGAACGCGGCGCGTTCCTGGCTCCGATCCTGCTGCGCTGCGACGACCCCGAACAGCCCCAGCCGCACGAAGTGGAGGCGTTCGGCCCGGTCAGCACCCTGCTGCCCTACGACGACACCGAGCACGCCGTGCACCTCGCCCGCCTCGGCAAGGGCAGCCTCGTCGGCTCGGTCGTGACCGCCGACGCCGAATTCGCCCGCGACGTGGTGCTCGGCGCCGCCTCCCGGCACGGGCGGCTGCTCGTGCTCAACCGGCACGACGCCGCCGAATCCACCGGGCACGGCTCGCCGCTGCCGCAACTGGTCCACGGCGGCCCCGGCCGCGCGGGCGGCGGCGAAGAGCTCGGCGGCATCCGCAGCGTGCTGCACCACATGCAACGCACCGCGGTGCAAGGCGACCCGCAGACCCTCACCGCCATCACCGGCCAATGGGTGCCCGGCAGCGAACGCACCCGCACCGACGAGCACCCGTTCCGCAAGCACCTGGAACAGCTGCGCCCCGGCGACGCCGTGGTGGCGGGCCCGCGCACCGTGACCGAACAGGACGTGGCGCACTTCGCCGAGTTCACCGGCGACACCTTCTACGCGCACACCGACGAGGAAGCGGCCCGCGCCAACCCGTTCTTCGGGGGCAAGGTCGCGCACGGCTACCTGGTGGTGTCGTTGGCGGCCGGGCTGTTCGTCTCGCCCGAACCGGGGCCGGTGCTGGCGAACTACGGGCTGGAGAACCTGCGGTTCCTCACGCCCACCTACCCCGGCGACGAGATCACGGTGACGCTGACGGCGAAGCAGATCACCCCGCGGCAGAACGCCGACTACGGCGAGGTCCGCTGGGACGCCGACGTCACGAACCAGGACGGAGCCTCAGTAGCCAAGTACGACGTCCTCACCTTGGTCGCCAAGCAGACGAGGTGA
- the paaD gene encoding 1,2-phenylacetyl-CoA epoxidase subunit PaaD — translation MTATGLPRAREIAEAVTDPELPMLTLADLGVLRGVELTGDGTVVVTLTPTYSGCPAMAEMRADVHRGLTAGGFERVRVRTALDPPWTTDWISPRGRHRLAEHGIAPPGTAPARGGPVPLRLEPPRAQVRCPRCGSPRTEELSRFSATACKALRRCTDCAEPFEHVKEI, via the coding sequence ATGACCGCGACCGGACTGCCCCGCGCCCGGGAGATCGCCGAGGCGGTGACCGACCCCGAGCTGCCGATGCTCACCCTCGCCGACCTGGGCGTGCTGCGCGGCGTCGAGCTCACCGGCGACGGCACCGTCGTCGTGACGCTCACCCCGACGTACTCGGGATGCCCGGCGATGGCGGAGATGCGCGCCGACGTGCACCGCGGCCTCACCGCCGGAGGTTTCGAGCGGGTGCGGGTCCGCACCGCGCTGGACCCGCCGTGGACCACCGACTGGATCAGCCCGCGCGGGCGGCACAGGCTCGCCGAGCACGGCATCGCCCCACCGGGCACCGCACCGGCGCGCGGCGGCCCGGTGCCGCTGCGGCTGGAGCCGCCGCGGGCTCAGGTTCGCTGCCCCCGCTGCGGTTCGCCGCGCACCGAGGAGCTGTCGCGGTTCAGCGCCACCGCCTGCAAGGCGCTGCGGCGCTGCACCGACTGCGCCGAACCCTTCGAACACGTCAAGGAGATCTGA
- the paaE gene encoding 1,2-phenylacetyl-CoA epoxidase subunit PaaE, which yields MDGPVTSRRGTGFHPLRVAAVDRLCDDAVAVTFDVPDELAAEFAFRPGQSLTLRRAGTDGEHRRSYSICAPVGERPRIGVRLVPDGLFSAWLVEEVRPGDLIDVAPPSGSFTPDLDATGRHVLIAAGSGITPVLSIAASLLRDSGADVTLVYGNRRSDTVMFADELADLKDRYPARLDLVHVLSREPRESELLSGRLDAAKLAALLDALIPVDEDAHWWLCGPYGMVTAAQDVLTGLGVAREQVHQELFYVDEPPPNPIRPEDAPPAGARSDVTVVLDGRTSTLSLPRDVPVLDGAQRSRPDLPFACKGGVCGTCRAQVTSGAVAMRRNFALEQSEVDAGFVLTCQSLPVTDEVTVDYDT from the coding sequence ATGGACGGGCCGGTGACTTCGCGCCGCGGCACCGGTTTCCACCCGTTGCGGGTGGCCGCGGTGGACCGGCTGTGCGACGACGCCGTCGCCGTCACCTTCGACGTGCCGGACGAGCTCGCCGCCGAGTTCGCGTTCCGCCCGGGGCAGTCGCTTACGCTGCGCCGCGCCGGAACCGACGGCGAGCACCGCCGCTCCTATTCGATCTGCGCGCCGGTGGGGGAGCGCCCCCGCATCGGGGTGCGGCTGGTTCCGGACGGGCTGTTCTCCGCGTGGCTGGTGGAGGAGGTGCGCCCCGGCGACCTGATCGACGTGGCGCCGCCGTCCGGATCGTTCACCCCCGACCTGGACGCCACCGGCAGGCACGTGCTGATCGCGGCGGGTTCCGGCATCACACCGGTGCTCTCGATCGCGGCGAGCCTGCTGCGGGACAGCGGCGCGGACGTGACCTTGGTGTACGGCAACCGGCGCAGCGACACGGTGATGTTCGCCGACGAGCTCGCCGACCTCAAGGACCGCTACCCGGCCCGGCTGGACCTGGTGCACGTGCTCTCCCGCGAACCGCGCGAATCGGAGCTGCTGTCCGGTCGCCTCGACGCGGCGAAGCTGGCGGCGCTGCTGGACGCGCTGATCCCGGTGGACGAGGACGCGCACTGGTGGCTGTGCGGCCCGTACGGCATGGTCACCGCCGCGCAAGACGTGCTCACCGGGCTCGGCGTCGCCCGCGAGCAGGTGCACCAGGAGCTGTTCTACGTCGACGAGCCCCCGCCGAACCCGATCCGGCCGGAGGACGCCCCGCCCGCCGGCGCGCGCAGCGACGTGACCGTGGTGCTCGACGGACGCACCAGCACGCTGTCGCTGCCGCGCGACGTCCCGGTCCTCGACGGAGCCCAGCGGTCCCGCCCGGACCTGCCGTTCGCCTGCAAGGGCGGCGTCTGCGGCACCTGCCGCGCCCAGGTCACCTCCGGTGCGGTCGCGATGCGCCGCAACTTCGCCCTCGAACAGTCCGAAGTGGACGCGGGATTCGTGCTCACCTGCCAATCCCTGCCCGTCACCGACGAGGTCACCGTCGACTACGACACCTGA
- the paaC gene encoding 1,2-phenylacetyl-CoA epoxidase subunit PaaC: MSFDNAYEALTEQNDARWAFGTGFDDPLAGVDTALPPGVDAAVLSGYCLALADDALIASQRLAEWVTRAPELEDEVALANIALDLLGQARLLLARAGRTGEAVRDEDELAYFRDAHEFRNVRLVEQPHGDFAETVARLLVLSSWRLALFTRLTSSEDPVLAAIAAKGAKELAYHRDYAAQWVVRLGDGTAESHRRMRAGFDEVRPFLAELFAVGDVERAATAQGVGADPAAALDEVTAVLEQVCSAATVDAPPIAPATEVSGRVGEHTAHLAPLLAELQGVARAHPEGTW, from the coding sequence ATGTCCTTCGACAACGCCTACGAGGCGCTCACCGAGCAGAACGACGCGCGGTGGGCGTTCGGCACCGGTTTCGACGATCCGCTGGCCGGGGTGGACACCGCACTGCCACCGGGCGTCGACGCGGCCGTGCTGTCCGGGTACTGCCTGGCGCTGGCCGACGACGCGCTGATCGCGTCGCAGCGCCTCGCCGAGTGGGTGACCCGCGCGCCGGAGCTGGAGGACGAGGTGGCGCTGGCGAACATCGCGCTCGACCTGCTCGGCCAGGCGCGGCTGCTGCTGGCGCGCGCCGGGCGCACGGGCGAGGCGGTGCGCGACGAGGACGAGCTGGCGTACTTCCGCGACGCCCACGAGTTCCGCAACGTGCGGCTGGTCGAGCAGCCGCACGGCGACTTCGCGGAGACGGTGGCGAGGCTGCTGGTCCTGTCGAGCTGGCGGCTCGCCCTGTTCACCCGGCTGACGTCGTCGGAGGACCCGGTGCTGGCCGCGATCGCGGCGAAGGGCGCCAAGGAACTCGCCTACCACCGCGACTACGCGGCGCAGTGGGTGGTGCGGCTCGGCGACGGCACCGCCGAATCGCACCGCCGGATGCGGGCCGGGTTCGACGAGGTCCGGCCCTTCTTGGCGGAACTGTTCGCGGTCGGCGACGTCGAACGCGCCGCGACCGCGCAGGGCGTCGGCGCGGATCCCGCCGCGGCGCTGGACGAGGTGACGGCCGTGCTGGAGCAGGTGTGCTCCGCGGCCACCGTGGACGCCCCGCCGATCGCACCCGCCACCGAGGTGTCCGGGCGCGTCGGCGAGCACACCGCCCACCTGGCCCCGCTGCTCGCGGAACTCCAGGGCGTCGCCCGCGCGCACCCGGAGGGGACGTGGTGA
- the paaB gene encoding 1,2-phenylacetyl-CoA epoxidase subunit PaaB, which yields MSEQQERSNWPLYEVFVRGKRGLNHVHVGSLHAADEQMALHNARNLYTRRNEGVSIWVVPAAAITASSPDEKDPFFAPSGDKVYRHPTFYDIPDDVPHM from the coding sequence ATGAGCGAGCAGCAGGAGCGGTCGAACTGGCCGCTGTACGAGGTCTTCGTGCGCGGCAAGCGCGGCCTCAACCACGTGCACGTCGGTTCGCTGCACGCCGCGGACGAGCAGATGGCGTTGCACAACGCCAGGAACCTCTACACCCGCCGCAACGAGGGCGTGAGCATCTGGGTGGTGCCGGCCGCCGCGATCACCGCGTCGAGCCCGGACGAGAAGGACCCGTTCTTCGCGCCCAGCGGCGACAAGGTCTACCGGCACCCCACGTTCTACGACATCCCCGACGACGTCCCGCACATGTGA
- a CDS encoding TetR/AcrR family transcriptional regulator: MTRGRGRPGHDVDSLLRVAAVVFHERGYDGTSMEELAKRLGITKSAIYHHVSGKQELLRRTVDRALDALLAVTAEPESREGPAIDRLRHVVRRSVHVLVEEQPFVTVLLRVRGNSEVERAALVRRREIDAFLGALVAEAERDGSLRSDLDPALTSRLLFGTINSIIEWYRPQPGLDAAALADAVTKLTFEGLEGCPGERP, translated from the coding sequence ATGACCCGCGGACGGGGCAGGCCCGGCCACGACGTGGATTCGCTGCTGCGCGTCGCGGCGGTCGTCTTCCACGAACGCGGCTACGACGGCACCAGCATGGAGGAGCTGGCCAAGCGCCTCGGCATCACCAAATCCGCGATCTACCACCACGTCTCCGGCAAGCAGGAGCTGCTGCGCCGCACGGTGGACCGCGCGCTGGACGCGCTGCTGGCCGTGACCGCCGAACCGGAATCCCGCGAGGGGCCCGCGATCGACCGGTTGCGCCACGTGGTGCGGCGCAGCGTGCACGTGCTCGTCGAGGAGCAACCGTTCGTGACGGTGCTGCTGCGGGTCCGCGGCAACAGCGAGGTGGAGCGCGCCGCGCTCGTCCGCCGTCGCGAGATCGACGCGTTCCTCGGCGCCCTGGTCGCGGAGGCGGAACGCGACGGCAGCCTGCGCTCCGACCTCGACCCGGCGCTGACCAGCCGGTTGCTGTTCGGAACGATCAACTCGATCATCGAGTGGTACCGCCCGCAGCCCGGTCTGGACGCCGCCGCGCTCGCCGACGCGGTCACCAAGCTCACCTTCGAAGGTTTGGAGGGCTGCCCCGGCGAACGGCCTTGA
- a CDS encoding DinB family protein translates to MPTSRPELLRWQFDMTWSLFEYHLERLEEADFRWEPAELCWTLRPDAGGGWTPDFAEVEPDPVPVPTIAWVAWHIGWWWGTTLDHLRGRPPRDRADITWPGDGDLAVGWLRDLRAEWLVVLDELTDRRLDDPAPFPWRDDPAMTVAHTVAWVNAELMKNVAEIGHLRMLRAAGSP, encoded by the coding sequence GTGCCCACTTCGCGCCCGGAGCTGCTGCGCTGGCAGTTCGACATGACCTGGTCGCTGTTCGAGTACCACTTGGAGCGGCTGGAGGAAGCCGACTTCCGGTGGGAGCCCGCGGAGCTCTGCTGGACGCTGCGCCCGGACGCCGGAGGCGGCTGGACGCCGGATTTCGCCGAGGTCGAGCCCGATCCCGTTCCGGTCCCGACGATCGCCTGGGTCGCCTGGCACATCGGCTGGTGGTGGGGAACGACCCTCGACCACCTGCGCGGCAGGCCGCCGCGCGACCGCGCGGACATCACCTGGCCCGGCGACGGCGACCTGGCGGTCGGCTGGTTGCGCGACCTGCGCGCCGAGTGGCTGGTCGTGCTGGACGAGCTCACCGACCGGCGGCTCGACGACCCCGCCCCGTTCCCCTGGCGGGACGATCCGGCGATGACCGTGGCCCACACGGTCGCCTGGGTGAACGCCGAGCTGATGAAGAACGTCGCGGAGATCGGCCACCTGCGCATGCTGCGCGCCGCGGGTTCGCCGTGA
- the paaA gene encoding 1,2-phenylacetyl-CoA epoxidase subunit PaaA, which produces MASSAAEVTTPERVFEETIERDQRIEPRDWMPEGYRKTLVRQVAQHAHSEIIGMQPEGAWIARAPSLRRKAILLAKVQDEAGHGLYLYSAAETLGADRADLTAKLISGRQKYSSIFNYPTLNFADIGVIGWLVDGAAICNQVPLCRSSYGPYARAMVRICKEESFHQRQGYELLLTMMRGTEAQRDMVRDAVDRWWWPSLMMFGPPDGDSPNTRQSMAWKVKRHTNDELRQKFVDMTVPQADALGVSLPDPELRWNADRGAHDFGEPDWAELKRVISGDGACNAERVERRRTAHEQGEWVREAAAAHAAKRAARQEATA; this is translated from the coding sequence GTGGCGAGCAGCGCGGCGGAGGTGACGACGCCGGAGCGGGTCTTCGAGGAGACGATCGAGCGGGATCAGCGGATCGAGCCGCGGGACTGGATGCCCGAGGGCTACCGCAAGACCCTGGTGCGCCAGGTCGCCCAGCACGCCCACTCCGAGATCATCGGGATGCAGCCCGAAGGCGCCTGGATCGCGCGGGCGCCCTCGTTGCGGCGCAAGGCGATCCTGCTGGCGAAGGTGCAGGACGAAGCGGGCCACGGGCTCTACCTGTACTCGGCGGCGGAGACGCTGGGCGCCGACCGCGCCGACCTCACCGCGAAGCTGATCTCGGGGCGGCAGAAGTACTCGTCGATCTTCAACTACCCGACGCTGAACTTCGCCGACATCGGCGTCATCGGCTGGCTCGTCGACGGCGCCGCGATCTGCAACCAGGTACCGCTGTGCCGCAGCTCCTACGGGCCCTACGCGCGGGCCATGGTGCGAATCTGCAAGGAGGAGTCGTTCCATCAGCGGCAGGGCTACGAACTGCTGCTGACGATGATGCGCGGCACCGAGGCGCAGCGGGACATGGTGCGCGACGCGGTGGACCGCTGGTGGTGGCCGTCGCTGATGATGTTCGGCCCGCCCGACGGGGACTCGCCGAACACGCGGCAGTCGATGGCCTGGAAGGTCAAGCGCCACACCAACGACGAACTGCGCCAGAAGTTCGTGGACATGACGGTGCCGCAGGCCGACGCGCTCGGCGTCTCGCTGCCCGACCCGGAATTGCGCTGGAACGCCGACCGCGGCGCGCACGACTTCGGCGAGCCGGACTGGGCGGAGCTCAAGCGCGTCATCAGCGGTGACGGCGCGTGCAACGCGGAACGCGTGGAACGCCGCAGGACCGCCCACGAACAGGGCGAATGGGTGCGGGAGGCCGCCGCGGCGCACGCCGCGAAGCGGGCCGCACGGCAGGAGGCGACGGCATGA